The DNA region TGCGGTGGGAGCATTGATCGCACAGTTAATGACCAGTTTCTCCCACATGCGCGAACGAATGTCATGTTCCCTGTGAATCTTCACTTCCGGATCAATGGCAGACACCCGTTCGATCCACGCATCCAGCCAAGACGGCTCTCCCTCCCCCTCATGCGGAAACGGCCCCACCCATGTTTGACCGGATCCCGTGTGATGCACGCGGTTCGGTCCGGTTCTGAGCGCTCCCTCGGTGGTCACGGCCGCGAACGTGTGCGCCTTGGCTCCCAGCCTCCTGATTTCCCGGTCATGCCCCCAACCGTTCTGAAAAAACACGAGTGCGCTCTGCTCATGACTCATCGGAGACAGACGGTCGATCAATCCGGGCAGATGACGCTGCTTGACGGTCACGAGCAACACGTCGAACGGGTCACCGGCCGGATCGGCGGAAATCGCCTTCGCCCGAACATCGACCAAGGATTCTTCCCCGTCAAGACCGGTGAAAACCAGCCCCTTGTTCCGCAACCGTTCCGCCTGTGCTTCCGTCCGGGTGATCACCGTCACGTCCAAACCGCCTCCGGCAAGTCGCCCGGCCCACAGCAGACCGAGAGCTCCTCCTCCGATCACGCCGGTTTTCATGGATCCCACCTCCTCTCCTCTAATCATACTTGTCCAAACGACTGAAAGGGATTCGGAGAAATCTCCGAACCCCTTTCAGACTCACACCGGATATACCGGATGTTTTCGCTCGCTGAACGTCACCTGCTTGTTCTCATAAGCGGCAAACCGTTGAATCAGTTCCTTGCGAAGTTTGTCCGGCTCCACGATGCCGTCGATGATCAGCTCGCTTGCCAGTCGGTAGATGTCGATGTCTTTGCGATACTCCGCCCGCTTTTCCATGACAAACCGGGTGCGTTCCGGCTCTTCCAGCTCGGCGATTTTGTTCGCGTACACCGCGTTGACGGCGGCCTCCGGTCCCATCACCGCGATCATGGCCGTGGGAAGGGCCAGACAGCAATCCGGCTCGAAGGCGGGACCGGCCATGGCATAAAGCCCGGCGCCGTATGCCTTGCGAACGATCACCGAAATCTTGGGAACGGTCACCTCGGACATGGCGGCAATCATTTTGGCCCCGTGACGGATGATGCCTCCCCGTTCCACCTGGGTTCCGATCATGAACCCGGGAACGTCCGCCAGGAACAACAACGGGATGTTGAACGCATCGCACAACGTGATGAACCGCGCCGCCTTGTCGGCGGAATCGATGAACAGCACCCCGCCCTTGACTTTCGACTGGTTGGCCACGATGCCGATCACTCTTCCGTTCAGCCGGGCGAACCCGGTGATCAGCTCCTTGGCGAACAGCTGCTTCATTTCAAAGAACGATCCTTCATCCACGAGGCTGCGGATCAGTTCATGCATGTCAAACGGGATGTTTTCCTGATCCGGAACGATTTCCGAAACCGGCCGGACCCCCGCTTCCGGTTCCTTCGGTTCCGCCGCGGGCGGATTTTCTTTCCAGTTCGCGGGGAAGTAGCTGAGATATTCCCGGGCGAGACGAATCGCTTCTTCTTCACTGGCCGCCAGCACGTCTCCGCAACCGCTGACCGTGCAATGCATGCGCGCTCCGCCCATTTCTTCCAGCGTCACTTTTTCCCCGATCACCATTTCGGCCATGCGCGGAGAACCCAGATACATGCTGGCGTTTTTGTCCACCATGATCACCACGTCGCAAAATGCGGGGATGTACGCTCCGCCTGCGGCCGACGGCCCGAACAGGATGCAGATTTGCGGGACCATGCCGGACAGTTTCACCTGGTTGTAGAAAATCCTTCCCGCTCCCCGTCGGTTGGGGAACATGTCGATCTGGTCGGTGATTCTCGCTCCCGCGGAGTCAACCAGATACAGGATGGGCACTTTGAGCTTTTCGGCCGTTTCCTGGATCCGGATGATTTTTTCCACGGTCCGGGCTCCCCAGGAACCTGCTTTCACCGTGGAATCGTTGGCCATCACGCACACCGTTTGTCCGCCGATTTTGCCGATGGCGGTCACCACGCCGTCCGCCGGCAAATCCCCGGCCATGCAATTGGCGAACAGGCCGTCTTCCGCCTGGAACTCGCCCCCGTCGAAGAGCAGCTCCAGTCGCCGGCGCACAAACAGCTTGTTCTGCTGTTTGAGTTTTTCATGATATTTGGGAGCGCCGCCTTGCTCGACGGTTTCCTTGCGCTCCTTCAGGATCCGGATCCGCTCCTCTTTCATGGTTCTCCCTCCCTGCTCATTCACCCGTGTAACGCGGTTTTCTCTTCTCCTTGAACGCGGCCAATCCTTCCAAACGATCCTTGGTGGGGATCAAGGTTTCATACGACCTTGTCTCGAGCAGCAAACCGGTGTCCAAATCGGTTTCCATGCCCCGGTCGATCGCGAACTTGGCCTGTTTCAGGGCCAGGGGCGCGTTTTCCTTGATCCGTTCGGCCATGCGAATCGATTCTTCCAGCGCCGTTCCTTTCGGAACCACCCGGTTGACCAGTCCGATCTGATACGCTTCCGATGCCGGAATGCGGGCCGCGGTGAAAATGAGCTCTT from Staphylospora marina includes:
- a CDS encoding ketopantoate reductase family protein encodes the protein MKTGVIGGGALGLLWAGRLAGGGLDVTVITRTEAQAERLRNKGLVFTGLDGEESLVDVRAKAISADPAGDPFDVLLVTVKQRHLPGLIDRLSPMSHEQSALVFFQNGWGHDREIRRLGAKAHTFAAVTTEGALRTGPNRVHHTGSGQTWVGPFPHEGEGEPSWLDAWIERVSAIDPEVKIHREHDIRSRMWEKLVINCAINAPTAILEIPNGDLLHERHAPLLRAVVEEAVRVAEAIGVRLDANRMLEKVVNVCRNTSGNRSSMLQDLMRGEPTEIDWINGTVVRLGERMGMDTPVNRQLVDRIREKERHLKA
- a CDS encoding acyl-CoA carboxylase subunit beta, whose product is MKEERIRILKERKETVEQGGAPKYHEKLKQQNKLFVRRRLELLFDGGEFQAEDGLFANCMAGDLPADGVVTAIGKIGGQTVCVMANDSTVKAGSWGARTVEKIIRIQETAEKLKVPILYLVDSAGARITDQIDMFPNRRGAGRIFYNQVKLSGMVPQICILFGPSAAGGAYIPAFCDVVIMVDKNASMYLGSPRMAEMVIGEKVTLEEMGGARMHCTVSGCGDVLAASEEEAIRLAREYLSYFPANWKENPPAAEPKEPEAGVRPVSEIVPDQENIPFDMHELIRSLVDEGSFFEMKQLFAKELITGFARLNGRVIGIVANQSKVKGGVLFIDSADKAARFITLCDAFNIPLLFLADVPGFMIGTQVERGGIIRHGAKMIAAMSEVTVPKISVIVRKAYGAGLYAMAGPAFEPDCCLALPTAMIAVMGPEAAVNAVYANKIAELEEPERTRFVMEKRAEYRKDIDIYRLASELIIDGIVEPDKLRKELIQRFAAYENKQVTFSERKHPVYPV